A portion of the Hoplias malabaricus isolate fHopMal1 chromosome 1, fHopMal1.hap1, whole genome shotgun sequence genome contains these proteins:
- the si:dkey-238d18.5 gene encoding myelin-associated glycoprotein isoform X1 produces MSWYSWCLCLYCLFLKVCSTEVDSWPIEVPSSVTGLKGSCVHIPCNFNFPGSDRKFSDYTGIWFTESNAIAYHSDTSKISAEFQHRTKLLGDLRQRNCSLNIRHLRSSDRGPFFFRIEIKNFEKYSFKNRKVSVIVEDSPEHFIFSVEKEMKAGKKVTTTCSVWHSCPSDPPRLTWSHQGNVSSQSQEQTSAQWKITSSLSFIPSKLDHNKVLICTALFSGERKFMSSTPLSVTYPPDSVEVVFNSFVKEGDSVNLKCSSDCNPAARSFQWFNKSGALLSEGHTYTLKSVKRHTEPLYCTVTNAEGQARSRLIQLNVLYPPEFKPGSSCTTEIFTVTCLCMVDSHPASDIKWWASDPSELLNSSSSEKHGSLTSVTLKGRLHSDVVHCYASNSQGNSTLTLTVPQSEALMYIAVAVSAFLVILIIGLTVWIVKCCVSRGTEQTEIRMKTEKDVSGKSDSERKFKVSIYDRSEHVYGNMALEKEQIPNPYDFVSADDDAIYANA; encoded by the exons ATGTCATGGTACTCATGGTGTTTGTGCCTCTACTGCCTTTTTCTTAAAG TGTGTTCCACTGAGGTTGACTCATGGCCTATAGAGGTCCCTTCCTCAGTAACTGGGCTGAAGGGCTCGTGTGTGCACATTCCCTGCAATTTCAACTTCCCAGGCTCGGACAGGAAATTCTCAGATTACACAGGAATCTGGTTCACCGAATCAAATGCCATAGCCTACCATTCAGACACTTCCAAAATCAGCGCTGAATTTCAGCATCGTACCAAACTTCTGGGTGACTTAAGACAAAGAAACTGTTCACTCAACATCAGACATTTACGGTCCAGTGACCGTGGCCCTTTCTTTTTCCGGATTGAGATCAAAAATTTTGAGAAGTACTCCTTCAAAAATCGAAAAGTATCTGTTATTGTCGAAG ATTCTCcagaacattttatattttctgtggAGAAGGAAATGAAAGCAGGGAAGAAGGTGACCACTACCTGTTCTGTGTGGCACTCTTGTCCTTCTGACCCTCCTCGTCTCACCTGGAGCCACCAGGGGAATGTCAGCAGCCAATCCCAGGAGCAAACCAGTGCTCAGTGGAAGATAACATCATCTTTGAGCTTTATCCCCTCCAAACTTGACCACAATAAAGTGCTCATCTGCACAGCTCTGTTTTCAGGAGAGAGGAAATTTATGAGCTCCACACCTCTCAGTGTCACCT ATCCTCCAGACAGTGTTGAGGTGGTCTTCAATTCATTTGTGAAGGAGGGAGATTCGGTCAATCTGAAGTGCTCCAGTGACTGCAACCCTGCTGCTCGCAGCTTCCAGTGGTTTAATAAGAGCGGGGCATTGTTGTCAGAAGGACACACGTATACACTGAAGAGTGTAAAAAGACACACTGAGCCCCTCTACTGCACGGTCACTAACGCAGAGGGACAAGCCAGGTCCAGACTGATACAGCTCAATGTACTGT ATCCCCCTGAGTTCAAACCTGGCTCTTCTTGTACCACAGAGATCTTCACAGTGACGTGTCTGTGCATGGTGGACTCTCACCCAGCCAGTGACATCAAGTGGTGGGCTTCAGATCCCTCAGAACTGCTCAACAGCTCAAGCAGTGAGAAACATGGCTCTCTTACCAGTGTGACTCTAAAGGGAAGGTTACACTCAGATGTTGTGCACTGCTATGCCAGTAACAGCCAGGGGAATTCCACTCTAACTCTAACAGTTCCTCAAAGCG AAGCACTTATGTACATTGCTGTTGCTGTCTCTGCATTTCTTGTGATCCTCATTATTGGCCTCACTGTGTGGATAGTAAAATGCTG TGTAAGCAGGGGGACAGAACAGACTGAAATACGTATGAAGACTGAAAAGGATGTGAGTGGCAAATCTGACTCAGAAAG AAAATTCAAGGTCTCAATCTACGACAGAAGTGAGCATGTGTATGGCAACATGGCG CTTGAAAAGGAGCAAATTCCAAACCCATATGACTTTGTTTCTGCTGATGATGATGCAATTTATGCCAATGCATGA
- the si:dkey-238d18.5 gene encoding myelin-associated glycoprotein isoform X2, producing MSWYSWCLCLYCLFLKVCSTEVDSWPIEVPSSVTGLKGSCVHIPCNFNFPGSDRKFSDYTGIWFTESNAIAYHSDTSKISAEFQHRTKLLGDLRQRNCSLNIRHLRSSDRGPFFFRIEIKNFEKYSFKNRKVSVIVEDSPEHFIFSVEKEMKAGKKVTTTCSVWHSCPSDPPRLTWSHQGNVSSQSQEQTSAQWKITSSLSFIPSKLDHNKVLICTALFSGERKFMSSTPLSVTYPPDSVEVVFNSFVKEGDSVNLKCSSDCNPAARSFQWFNKSGALLSEGHTYTLKSVKRHTEPLYCTVTNAEGQARSRLIQLNVLYPPEFKPGSSCTTEIFTVTCLCMVDSHPASDIKWWASDPSELLNSSSSEKHGSLTSVTLKGRLHSDVVHCYASNSQGNSTLTLTVPQSEALMYIAVAVSAFLVILIIGLTVWIVKCCRGTEQTEIRMKTEKDVSGKSDSERKFKVSIYDRSEHVYGNMALEKEQIPNPYDFVSADDDAIYANA from the exons ATGTCATGGTACTCATGGTGTTTGTGCCTCTACTGCCTTTTTCTTAAAG TGTGTTCCACTGAGGTTGACTCATGGCCTATAGAGGTCCCTTCCTCAGTAACTGGGCTGAAGGGCTCGTGTGTGCACATTCCCTGCAATTTCAACTTCCCAGGCTCGGACAGGAAATTCTCAGATTACACAGGAATCTGGTTCACCGAATCAAATGCCATAGCCTACCATTCAGACACTTCCAAAATCAGCGCTGAATTTCAGCATCGTACCAAACTTCTGGGTGACTTAAGACAAAGAAACTGTTCACTCAACATCAGACATTTACGGTCCAGTGACCGTGGCCCTTTCTTTTTCCGGATTGAGATCAAAAATTTTGAGAAGTACTCCTTCAAAAATCGAAAAGTATCTGTTATTGTCGAAG ATTCTCcagaacattttatattttctgtggAGAAGGAAATGAAAGCAGGGAAGAAGGTGACCACTACCTGTTCTGTGTGGCACTCTTGTCCTTCTGACCCTCCTCGTCTCACCTGGAGCCACCAGGGGAATGTCAGCAGCCAATCCCAGGAGCAAACCAGTGCTCAGTGGAAGATAACATCATCTTTGAGCTTTATCCCCTCCAAACTTGACCACAATAAAGTGCTCATCTGCACAGCTCTGTTTTCAGGAGAGAGGAAATTTATGAGCTCCACACCTCTCAGTGTCACCT ATCCTCCAGACAGTGTTGAGGTGGTCTTCAATTCATTTGTGAAGGAGGGAGATTCGGTCAATCTGAAGTGCTCCAGTGACTGCAACCCTGCTGCTCGCAGCTTCCAGTGGTTTAATAAGAGCGGGGCATTGTTGTCAGAAGGACACACGTATACACTGAAGAGTGTAAAAAGACACACTGAGCCCCTCTACTGCACGGTCACTAACGCAGAGGGACAAGCCAGGTCCAGACTGATACAGCTCAATGTACTGT ATCCCCCTGAGTTCAAACCTGGCTCTTCTTGTACCACAGAGATCTTCACAGTGACGTGTCTGTGCATGGTGGACTCTCACCCAGCCAGTGACATCAAGTGGTGGGCTTCAGATCCCTCAGAACTGCTCAACAGCTCAAGCAGTGAGAAACATGGCTCTCTTACCAGTGTGACTCTAAAGGGAAGGTTACACTCAGATGTTGTGCACTGCTATGCCAGTAACAGCCAGGGGAATTCCACTCTAACTCTAACAGTTCCTCAAAGCG AAGCACTTATGTACATTGCTGTTGCTGTCTCTGCATTTCTTGTGATCCTCATTATTGGCCTCACTGTGTGGATAGTAAAATGCTG CAGGGGGACAGAACAGACTGAAATACGTATGAAGACTGAAAAGGATGTGAGTGGCAAATCTGACTCAGAAAG AAAATTCAAGGTCTCAATCTACGACAGAAGTGAGCATGTGTATGGCAACATGGCG CTTGAAAAGGAGCAAATTCCAAACCCATATGACTTTGTTTCTGCTGATGATGATGCAATTTATGCCAATGCATGA
- the LOC136709589 gene encoding myeloid cell surface antigen CD33-like isoform X1, translated as MRELITEEQIPVSFTQTAPSFLYSLLKMKGKLVLLWLCLQAIFTTGFSEDWTAQVVPDMKALVESCVVVPCTFNYPGKKESASRIRGIWHKKDDKKINIYHEDSTLISDNFKGRTKLPGHLGAPDHNCTLEIDEVKDHDNGPYCFRAELIEADKFSFVEKCVLFTMIQRPDPPEVQEPETLEEGVPTTLKCFVKHTCPSHPPTLTWSNKDGKVMMSSRSLGNGNWEVESLLTVTPTEADDHTKITCNVSFHGGLKSFKSIPIYIKRKTSYVHIIAPVLAVAGTALLFGGVCFFVTKKYKRQIQELRSRNENGVFSRISRISRRSYRRDQPAAQTTSRPNNSINTVSMSTGFSKPRFPSPKSEHKYYSKSKDSCSAGYDEDDYTNLADLNVYGNV; from the exons ATGCGTGAGCTCATAACAGAAGAACAGATACCGGTCTCCTTCACACAGACAGCACCGA GTTTCTTATATTCACTGTTGAAGATGAAGGGGAAATTAGTCCTTCTGTGGCTTTGTCTTCAAG CAATCTTCACCACTGGGTTTTCTGAAGATTGGACGGCACAAGTTGTACCTGACATGAAAGCACTGGTTGAATCCTGTGTGGTCGTGCCCTGCACATTCAATTATCCTGGGAAAAAAGAATCAGCTTCACGTATAAGGGGAATCTGGCACAAAAAAGATGACAAGAAAATAAACATCTATCATGAAGATTCAACTCTAATTTCAGACAACTTCAAGGGTCGCACAAAATTGCCTGGGCACTTGGGAGCTCCtgatcacaactgcactttagaGATAGATGAAGTCAAAGATCATGACAATGGACCGTACTGTTTCAGAGCTGAACTCATAGAGGCAGATAAATTTTCCTTTGTGGAGAAATGTGTGTTATTCACCATGATCC AACGGCCAGATCCACCAGAAGTGCAAGAACCAGAAACATTGGAAGAAGGAGTTCCAActacattaaaatgttttgtcaAGCACACCTGCCCCTCCCACCCCCCCACTCTCACCTGGAGTAATAAAGATGGTAAAGTGATGATGAGCAGCAGATCCCTCGGTAATGGAAACTGGGAGGTGGAATCCCTGCTAACTGTGACGCCAACAGAGGCGGATGATCACACAAAAATCACCTGCAATGTCAGTTTCCATGGCGGCCTGAAGTCTTTTAAAAGCATCCCCATATATATAAAGC GGAAAACGAGTTATGTACACATCATCGCTCCAGTATTGGCTGTGGCTGGAACCGCTCTTTTATTTGGAGGAGTATGTTTCTTCGTGACCAAGAAATATAA GAGACAGATCCAAGAGCTTCGGTCTAGAAATGAAAATGG AGTGTTCAGTCGTATCTCCAGAATCTCCCGCAG GAGTTATCGAAGGGATCAGCCTGCAGCACAGACGACCTCTAG GCCAAACAACTCTATAAACACTGTGTCAATGAGCACAGGATTCTCCAAACCTCGCTTTCCATCTCCAAAGAG TGAACACAAATACTACAGCAAATCAAAGGATTCATGTTCAGCA GGCTATGATGAGGATGATTACACCAACTTGGCTGATCTGAATGTTTATGGGAATGTTTGA
- the LOC136709589 gene encoding myeloid cell surface antigen CD33-like isoform X2 encodes MRELITEEQIPVSFTQTAPSFLYSLLKMKGKLVLLWLCLQAIFTTGFSEDWTAQVVPDMKALVESCVVVPCTFNYPGKKESASRIRGIWHKKDDKKINIYHEDSTLISDNFKGRTKLPGHLGAPDHNCTLEIDEVKDHDNGPYCFRAELIEADKFSFVEKCVLFTMIQRPDPPEVQEPETLEEGVPTTLKCFVKHTCPSHPPTLTWSNKDGKVMMSSRSLGNGNWEVESLLTVTPTEADDHTKITCNVSFHGGLKSFKSIPIYIKRKTSYVHIIAPVLAVAGTALLFGGVCFFVTKKYKRQIQELRSRNENGVFSRISRISRRIRSVD; translated from the exons ATGCGTGAGCTCATAACAGAAGAACAGATACCGGTCTCCTTCACACAGACAGCACCGA GTTTCTTATATTCACTGTTGAAGATGAAGGGGAAATTAGTCCTTCTGTGGCTTTGTCTTCAAG CAATCTTCACCACTGGGTTTTCTGAAGATTGGACGGCACAAGTTGTACCTGACATGAAAGCACTGGTTGAATCCTGTGTGGTCGTGCCCTGCACATTCAATTATCCTGGGAAAAAAGAATCAGCTTCACGTATAAGGGGAATCTGGCACAAAAAAGATGACAAGAAAATAAACATCTATCATGAAGATTCAACTCTAATTTCAGACAACTTCAAGGGTCGCACAAAATTGCCTGGGCACTTGGGAGCTCCtgatcacaactgcactttagaGATAGATGAAGTCAAAGATCATGACAATGGACCGTACTGTTTCAGAGCTGAACTCATAGAGGCAGATAAATTTTCCTTTGTGGAGAAATGTGTGTTATTCACCATGATCC AACGGCCAGATCCACCAGAAGTGCAAGAACCAGAAACATTGGAAGAAGGAGTTCCAActacattaaaatgttttgtcaAGCACACCTGCCCCTCCCACCCCCCCACTCTCACCTGGAGTAATAAAGATGGTAAAGTGATGATGAGCAGCAGATCCCTCGGTAATGGAAACTGGGAGGTGGAATCCCTGCTAACTGTGACGCCAACAGAGGCGGATGATCACACAAAAATCACCTGCAATGTCAGTTTCCATGGCGGCCTGAAGTCTTTTAAAAGCATCCCCATATATATAAAGC GGAAAACGAGTTATGTACACATCATCGCTCCAGTATTGGCTGTGGCTGGAACCGCTCTTTTATTTGGAGGAGTATGTTTCTTCGTGACCAAGAAATATAA GAGACAGATCCAAGAGCTTCGGTCTAGAAATGAAAATGG AGTGTTCAGTCGTATCTCCAGAATCTCCCGCAG GATCAGGTCAGTGGATTGA